From a single Candidatus Obscuribacterales bacterium genomic region:
- a CDS encoding RecQ family ATP-dependent DNA helicase: MGLNDILDNYIYLDLEVDLNGQIFSYGLLSSAHTLQASQEQAQEVHSQLIHTLQAQSIVCGHNFRRFDQIHLTRQWPELDPLQIIDTLELSLLAFALEPSHRLQKDYKLSDYASNDPLEDARATRLLLDQCLQRLNQHPATLRQLYAWLLTHEETTADAAYRSLFTSLGWLSETPPALNDLPPAVLAALSADALDYIWGILLREADFDRRFIIAALLVWNFERHQQQSKQAPSAWLNHLPQFQDTLDQLFPVTPAGFTYQPFLEAFDIHSFRGIQEEAVQAIIARHNPLIVMPTGGGKSLCYQLPALMYYRCQWGLTVCISPLQALMEDQVVDLEAKGLNFATFINGNLPAAARAERLESLRNRQKGLLYISPEQLRSISIRNLLQERPPALWVIDEAHCISQWGQDFRPDYRYIPKFIHDLYTALGRPLPALALLTATATAQVRDDICQLFQQQSLTVHRKIAAGVHRTNLNYQVLPVNGNKDLLIVEAVQRALDQGGCALVYTALRRDAERLSTMLQRHDIQAQHYHGKVPKEKKSELLNAFKNADLNVVTATCAFGMGINRKDVRAVVHNTPSGSLEGYIQEAGRAGRDGAPADCVLLFDPQDLEMLFFLKSLNHLSSTDLRNIFTALRGLRDRTRSRSGPITEDWFWVTTNEIYQTSDLDDRFATDDDQRETKMRVALHHLEDFGLIERAENLSTVVQFHLKQSTPAQSWQTFLTYSRQKGLKQFETKAFERLIYGMHLVQQQHQQEGDRISLERLSDESGIPVLELPDRIRELQRAGVCTSQLPLTLLVTKAVKGDAKLTYGRYCTLEDQLLSYLADKVGDKPSHVVNPRKLATFLDADGSQKLRDTNLTTLLEGWQTLGWVSLKRLSGGLVQISAPNTDSGPLSQVIDWLPRHQQFCTKLLDALYVEIDNTLES; this comes from the coding sequence ATGGGTTTGAACGACATCCTAGACAACTATATTTACTTAGATCTGGAGGTAGACCTAAACGGCCAGATCTTCAGCTACGGTCTGCTATCATCTGCCCATACCCTACAGGCCTCTCAAGAGCAAGCGCAGGAGGTTCACAGCCAGCTCATTCACACTCTCCAGGCCCAGAGCATTGTCTGCGGCCATAACTTTCGCCGTTTTGACCAAATTCACCTCACCCGCCAGTGGCCCGAGCTAGACCCTTTACAGATCATTGATACCCTAGAACTCTCGCTGCTGGCCTTTGCCCTAGAGCCCTCCCACCGGCTGCAAAAAGACTACAAACTCAGCGACTACGCCAGCAACGATCCCCTCGAAGATGCCAGAGCCACCCGCCTGCTGCTGGACCAATGCCTGCAACGCCTGAATCAACACCCAGCCACTCTACGACAGCTCTACGCCTGGCTGCTTACCCACGAAGAAACTACCGCAGATGCCGCCTACCGTAGCTTGTTTACGTCCCTAGGCTGGCTCTCTGAAACGCCCCCAGCCCTGAACGATCTGCCGCCCGCCGTTCTCGCGGCTCTCTCTGCCGATGCCCTGGACTACATTTGGGGCATTCTACTGCGCGAGGCTGATTTTGACCGTCGTTTCATCATCGCGGCCCTGCTGGTCTGGAATTTTGAACGCCATCAGCAGCAGTCTAAACAAGCTCCCTCGGCCTGGCTCAACCATCTTCCCCAGTTCCAAGACACTCTCGATCAGCTATTTCCGGTTACGCCAGCGGGGTTTACCTACCAGCCATTTCTAGAAGCCTTTGATATCCATAGCTTTCGAGGCATTCAAGAAGAGGCAGTTCAGGCGATTATCGCCCGACACAACCCGCTGATTGTAATGCCCACAGGGGGTGGTAAATCTCTCTGCTACCAATTACCCGCCCTCATGTACTATCGCTGTCAATGGGGGCTGACGGTGTGCATTTCTCCTCTCCAGGCCTTGATGGAAGACCAAGTGGTAGATCTAGAAGCTAAGGGGCTCAACTTCGCTACGTTTATCAACGGCAACTTACCAGCAGCGGCACGGGCCGAACGGCTAGAATCTCTACGCAATCGCCAAAAAGGCCTGCTCTACATCAGCCCCGAGCAGCTCCGTTCCATCAGCATTCGTAACCTGTTGCAAGAACGTCCGCCTGCCCTTTGGGTGATTGATGAAGCCCACTGCATCAGCCAGTGGGGGCAAGACTTCCGTCCCGACTACCGCTACATTCCCAAGTTCATTCACGATCTCTACACTGCCCTGGGCCGCCCTCTACCCGCTCTGGCTCTGCTAACCGCCACCGCTACCGCTCAGGTGCGCGACGATATCTGCCAGCTTTTTCAGCAGCAGTCACTCACCGTTCACCGCAAAATAGCTGCGGGCGTTCATCGCACTAATCTCAACTACCAAGTGCTTCCGGTCAATGGTAATAAAGACCTGCTGATTGTGGAAGCCGTGCAGCGGGCGCTCGACCAGGGGGGCTGCGCCTTGGTCTACACTGCTCTGCGCCGCGATGCTGAGCGTCTGTCCACCATGCTTCAACGGCACGATATTCAGGCCCAGCACTACCACGGCAAAGTGCCCAAAGAGAAAAAGAGTGAGCTGCTCAATGCCTTTAAGAATGCAGATCTCAATGTGGTGACGGCCACCTGTGCCTTTGGCATGGGCATTAACCGCAAAGATGTGCGAGCTGTCGTTCACAACACTCCTAGCGGCAGCTTAGAAGGCTACATCCAAGAAGCGGGCCGAGCTGGGCGTGATGGTGCCCCCGCCGATTGTGTGCTGCTGTTTGACCCGCAAGATTTAGAAATGCTCTTCTTTTTGAAGAGTCTGAATCATCTGTCCAGCACTGACTTAAGAAATATCTTTACGGCTTTGCGGGGATTGCGCGATCGCACCCGTTCCCGCTCTGGCCCCATCACCGAAGACTGGTTCTGGGTCACCACCAACGAGATCTACCAAACCAGCGACTTGGATGACCGCTTTGCCACCGACGACGACCAGCGAGAAACCAAGATGCGGGTGGCTCTGCACCATCTAGAAGACTTTGGGCTAATCGAGCGGGCCGAAAATCTCTCTACGGTGGTGCAGTTTCATCTGAAGCAGTCTACCCCGGCTCAGTCTTGGCAAACGTTTCTAACCTATAGCCGCCAAAAAGGCTTGAAACAGTTTGAAACCAAGGCTTTTGAGCGGCTGATCTACGGCATGCATTTAGTACAACAGCAGCACCAGCAAGAAGGCGATCGCATATCGTTAGAGCGGCTCAGCGATGAGTCAGGTATTCCCGTGCTGGAGTTGCCCGATCGCATTCGAGAACTGCAACGAGCCGGGGTTTGTACCTCTCAGTTACCACTAACGCTGTTGGTAACAAAAGCCGTCAAAGGTGATGCCAAACTCACCTATGGGCGCTACTGCACCCTAGAAGACCAGCTCCTAAGCTACTTGGCCGATAAGGTAGGCGACAAACCTAGCCATGTGGTTAACCCCCGCAAACTAGCCACCTTTCTAGATGCCGATGGCAGCCAAAAGCTCAGAGATACCAACCTGACCACCCTGCTAGAAGGATGGCAAACCCTGGGCTGGGTCAGCCTAAAACGCCTAAGCGGTGGACTAGTGCAGATCAGCGCTCCTAATACAGACTCTGGACCCCTATCCCAGGTAATCGACTGGCTGCCTCGCCATCAACAGTTCTGCACCAAGCTGCTAGACGCCCTGTATGTCGAAATTGACAATACCTTAGAGAGCAA
- a CDS encoding DUF6714 family protein: MGKQALTKSMTAIATSPALIEQIQRAFAHIKRHNGITLHQAIAMDDDRSNEEVLAARLQDTEPHWTEISRETLINFESALSFMDE, translated from the coding sequence ATGGGCAAACAAGCTTTAACCAAAAGTATGACAGCGATCGCAACCTCACCAGCGCTAATTGAGCAGATTCAACGTGCATTTGCCCATATCAAGCGTCATAACGGCATCACCCTACATCAGGCGATCGCCATGGATGATGACAGATCGAATGAGGAAGTTTTGGCAGCGCGATTACAAGACACCGAACCTCACTGGACAGAAATTTCGCGCGAAACCCTGATCAATTTTGAATCTGCCCTATCGTTTATGGATGAATAG
- a CDS encoding PAS domain S-box protein produces the protein MTHSTERSPSSPPQVYSVEAAAPLNWNSLVAAIALQIRQSLDLATILQVAVDEVQQLLDCDRVLIYQFDPDYSGRVVVEAIAAPQWSLLDQVVHDSCFEACWLQPYNEGLVRAIADVTTANLTPCHADFLAGFSVKANLVVPVLCESRLWGLLIAHSCTAPHPWLTEEIEGLQHIAVHVGIAIHQAELVAQLRLAKDNFEAQVAGRTQALEQANQQLAAQVAENQAMMEALHQSRNDQFRLAAIVASSEEAIIGKTPDGVITSWNQAAERLFGYRAAEVVGQPVTLLIPSERQAEAEAILQRIHRGEQVETYETQRLHKDGYLVDVALTISPIRDETGRVIGASKIARDIREQQVARRDRDRLESERQQAVLELRQSNDQLEDFFDNASDLIQSVSLQDGRFLYVNRTWLTTLGYERDDLATLTIFDLLASDCLPQCQSIFQSLQAGTVHQLERLEVTLVSKTGQHILLEGSINVRCEAGTPVATRAIFRDITAQRQAEQALQEQTTLLRIFYETSPLLLGIVELSEDDILHTLHNPTTLQFLGIEAADLDNQWASAIGIPPDHIQLWLRHYRQSQAQRQPVQFEYEHVTAIGTYWLVAVVTYLGTASSGRAQFSYQVKDISDRKQLEAEHLRIEAMQRQTKRVSYELKLLETILDIILAGYWDWDIAGNQEYLSPGFKRMFGYADHELENSPDIWQQLIFPEDLVTVLACFEHHVQSHGDIPYYNEVRYRHKDGSTVWVACSGQVIEWAADGSPVRMIGCHINITKRKQAESALQTSEARWQFALEGSGDGVWDWDIQTKQLFVTHQWKAMLGYADAEIGSSLDMWDSRIHPDDKAQCYADIERHFNGETDICQIEYRMRCKDGSYKWILDRGKVIEWAIDGKPLRMIGTHTDISDRKQAELDLKSANDQLQLVLQASSEGFWDWDLITGEIYFSPQWKAMLGYADHELENSPEMWKSLIFEDDLTTALQLIDDYNSGRAQGFTATQRFHHKDGSVVHILSRAIHLNDEQGMAVRMVGSHLDITQTVTVQTALQTSEMQLSGILNSSLDGIMAFRSVRDGQGTIVDFEWLLSNPTSCQIIGRQVGDIIGKRLLEELPGNREDGLFDLYVQVVESGEPLQRQFYYNHDGIDCWFENIAVKLGDGFAVTFRDITAIKQSEMTLQQTNQQLSDRISELDQRHSEMLVLSEISDFLQACSTVEEACHTIINLVEPLFPHCSGGIFTTSASRNRLEQVAAWGSHCHSSSDFEPHNCWGLRRGRMHWVEQNRLSLRCSHIPADEAIAATLCIPMMAQGETLGLLYLSTETPEALPEAKQQLARTLAEQVGMAIANLRLQETLKHQSIRDPLTGLYNRRYLEEFLNREIAHAQRKQHSIGVIMIDIDHFKRFNDTYGHDMGDAVLKLVGVLLKDNVRDSDIACRYGGEEMTLILPEAGLAETAARAETIRVAITQLRLSQNSQLIDSITASLGVACFPQHGSTSSSLTKMADAALYRAKEAGRNQVLMAL, from the coding sequence ATGACTCACTCTACAGAACGATCGCCCTCTAGTCCCCCACAAGTCTATAGCGTCGAGGCTGCTGCTCCCTTGAATTGGAATTCTCTTGTTGCTGCGATCGCCCTTCAGATCCGCCAATCCTTGGACCTAGCAACGATCTTGCAAGTCGCTGTCGATGAGGTGCAGCAACTACTGGACTGCGATCGCGTGCTGATTTATCAGTTTGACCCTGACTATAGCGGTCGCGTGGTTGTAGAAGCGATCGCTGCCCCCCAGTGGTCGCTGCTCGATCAGGTGGTGCATGATAGCTGCTTCGAGGCGTGCTGGCTACAACCCTACAACGAAGGGCTGGTAAGGGCGATCGCCGATGTCACCACCGCAAACCTTACCCCCTGCCATGCCGATTTTCTAGCGGGCTTTTCAGTTAAGGCCAATTTAGTGGTTCCGGTACTGTGCGAATCGCGGCTGTGGGGGCTGCTGATTGCCCATAGCTGCACCGCTCCTCACCCTTGGCTGACCGAAGAAATTGAGGGACTACAGCACATTGCCGTACACGTGGGTATCGCTATCCACCAGGCCGAACTGGTGGCGCAGTTGCGGTTGGCCAAGGACAATTTTGAGGCCCAGGTGGCCGGCCGCACCCAGGCGCTAGAACAGGCCAACCAGCAGTTGGCAGCCCAGGTGGCAGAGAACCAGGCGATGATGGAGGCCTTGCACCAAAGCCGCAACGACCAGTTCCGGCTGGCGGCCATTGTTGCATCTTCCGAAGAGGCGATTATTGGCAAAACGCCTGACGGCGTTATCACCAGTTGGAACCAGGCGGCAGAGCGCCTCTTTGGCTACCGTGCGGCGGAGGTGGTTGGCCAGCCTGTGACCTTGCTGATTCCGTCCGAGCGCCAGGCAGAGGCAGAGGCAATTCTACAGCGTATCCATCGCGGGGAGCAGGTCGAGACCTACGAAACCCAGCGACTGCACAAAGATGGCTACCTGGTGGATGTAGCCCTAACGATTTCCCCCATCCGTGATGAAACCGGTCGGGTGATTGGGGCCTCAAAGATTGCTCGCGATATCCGTGAGCAGCAGGTTGCCCGCCGCGATCGCGATCGCCTCGAATCCGAACGCCAGCAGGCCGTCCTAGAACTCCGCCAGAGCAACGACCAACTCGAAGATTTCTTTGACAACGCCAGCGACTTGATCCAGAGCGTATCGCTACAAGATGGGCGATTTCTCTACGTCAACCGCACCTGGCTCACCACCCTGGGCTACGAACGCGACGACCTCGCGACGTTAACTATCTTTGATCTGCTGGCGTCTGACTGTCTTCCCCAGTGCCAAAGCATATTTCAGAGCCTACAGGCGGGGACAGTGCACCAGCTAGAACGACTCGAAGTTACCTTGGTTAGCAAGACAGGGCAACACATTCTGCTAGAAGGCAGTATCAATGTCCGTTGTGAGGCAGGCACACCCGTTGCGACCCGCGCCATCTTTCGAGATATAACCGCCCAACGGCAGGCAGAACAGGCCCTTCAGGAGCAAACAACGCTGCTGCGCATCTTCTATGAAACCTCACCGCTGCTGCTGGGCATCGTTGAGCTATCTGAGGATGACATTCTCCATACGCTTCACAACCCAACGACGCTTCAGTTTTTGGGGATCGAGGCCGCCGACCTCGACAATCAGTGGGCCAGTGCGATTGGGATCCCCCCCGACCATATCCAGCTATGGCTGCGGCACTATCGCCAGAGCCAGGCGCAGCGGCAGCCGGTGCAGTTTGAGTATGAGCATGTAACGGCCATTGGCACCTATTGGTTAGTGGCCGTGGTCACCTACCTAGGCACCGCCAGCAGCGGACGGGCTCAGTTTTCGTACCAGGTCAAAGACATTAGCGATCGCAAGCAGCTCGAAGCTGAGCACCTGCGGATAGAAGCTATGCAGCGCCAGACTAAGCGCGTTAGCTATGAACTTAAGCTGCTAGAAACTATCCTAGATATCATTCTGGCGGGCTATTGGGATTGGGATATTGCGGGCAACCAGGAATATCTTAGCCCCGGCTTTAAACGCATGTTTGGCTACGCTGACCACGAGCTCGAAAACTCTCCAGACATCTGGCAACAGCTGATCTTTCCCGAAGATTTGGTCACCGTTTTAGCCTGTTTTGAGCACCATGTGCAGAGCCATGGCGACATTCCCTACTATAACGAAGTTAGATACCGCCATAAAGATGGCTCAACCGTATGGGTGGCCTGTTCAGGACAGGTGATTGAGTGGGCTGCCGACGGCAGCCCCGTTCGCATGATTGGCTGCCACATCAACATCACCAAGCGCAAACAGGCAGAATCAGCCCTCCAGACCAGTGAGGCGCGCTGGCAGTTTGCCCTGGAGGGGTCTGGAGATGGGGTCTGGGACTGGGATATTCAGACCAAGCAGTTGTTTGTGACTCACCAGTGGAAGGCCATGCTCGGGTATGCAGATGCTGAAATTGGCAGCAGCTTAGATATGTGGGACAGCCGGATCCATCCTGACGACAAAGCCCAATGCTATGCCGACATCGAAAGGCACTTTAACGGCGAGACTGACATCTGCCAGATCGAATACCGGATGCGCTGCAAAGACGGCAGCTACAAGTGGATTTTAGATCGCGGTAAGGTGATCGAATGGGCTATCGATGGGAAACCCCTACGGATGATCGGTACCCATACAGATATTAGCGATCGCAAGCAGGCAGAGCTTGACCTCAAATCGGCCAACGATCAGCTACAGTTGGTGCTGCAAGCCTCCTCAGAAGGGTTTTGGGATTGGGATCTAATCACCGGAGAGATCTACTTCTCGCCCCAGTGGAAAGCCATGCTGGGCTATGCCGACCACGAGCTAGAGAACAGCCCAGAGATGTGGAAGTCGCTCATTTTTGAAGACGATCTCACGACAGCACTGCAGCTGATCGACGACTACAACAGCGGTCGAGCCCAGGGCTTTACGGCCACCCAGCGCTTTCACCATAAAGATGGTTCGGTTGTTCACATTCTGTCGCGGGCCATTCACCTCAACGATGAGCAAGGTATGGCGGTGCGGATGGTGGGCAGCCATTTAGATATCACCCAAACTGTGACGGTGCAAACGGCGCTTCAAACCTCAGAAATGCAGCTCAGCGGTATTTTGAACAGTTCTCTCGATGGCATTATGGCCTTTCGCTCGGTACGCGATGGCCAGGGCACCATTGTTGACTTTGAATGGCTGCTGAGCAATCCAACCTCCTGCCAGATTATTGGCAGACAGGTAGGCGATATTATCGGCAAGCGGCTGCTCGAAGAACTGCCCGGCAATCGGGAAGACGGGCTATTTGATCTCTACGTGCAGGTGGTAGAGTCGGGCGAGCCGCTGCAGCGTCAGTTTTACTACAATCACGACGGCATCGACTGCTGGTTTGAAAATATTGCCGTTAAGTTAGGCGATGGGTTTGCTGTGACATTCCGCGACATCACGGCGATCAAACAATCTGAAATGACGCTCCAGCAAACCAATCAGCAGCTTAGCGATCGCATCAGTGAGCTTGACCAGCGCCACAGCGAAATGCTGGTCTTGAGCGAAATCAGCGATTTTCTCCAGGCCTGCTCGACGGTCGAAGAAGCCTGCCATACCATTATTAACCTGGTCGAACCCCTGTTTCCCCATTGCTCGGGGGGCATTTTTACCACCAGCGCATCGCGCAATCGACTGGAGCAGGTTGCCGCCTGGGGATCGCACTGTCACTCTAGCTCCGATTTTGAACCCCACAACTGTTGGGGGCTGCGACGGGGGCGCATGCACTGGGTCGAACAAAACCGCTTAAGCCTGCGCTGTAGCCATATTCCAGCGGATGAGGCGATCGCTGCTACCCTCTGCATTCCTATGATGGCCCAGGGCGAAACCCTGGGGTTGCTTTACCTCAGCACCGAAACCCCAGAGGCGCTGCCGGAGGCTAAGCAGCAGTTGGCCCGCACTCTGGCTGAGCAGGTGGGCATGGCGATCGCCAACCTCAGGCTGCAAGAAACCCTAAAACACCAGAGCATTCGCGACCCCCTGACCGGGCTCTATAATCGTCGCTACCTCGAAGAATTCCTCAACCGGGAGATTGCGCACGCCCAGCGCAAGCAGCACTCCATTGGCGTGATCATGATCGACATTGACCATTTCAAGCGGTTTAACGACACCTACGGCCACGATATGGGCGATGCTGTGCTGAAGTTGGTCGGCGTATTGCTCAAAGATAATGTACGAGATTCAGATATTGCCTGTCGCTATGGCGGCGAAGAAATGACCCTAATCTTGCCAGAGGCAGGCCTGGCCGAAACCGCCGCTCGGGCCGAAACCATTCGAGTGGCCATTACCCAACTGCGGCTATCTCAAAACAGCCAGCTCATAGACTCGATTACGGCCTCCTTGGGGGTAGCCTGCTTTCCTCAGCACGGCAGCACCAGCTCAAGCCTGACTAAAATGGCCGATGCAGCACTCTACCGGGCAAAAGAAGCGGGCCGCAACCAGGTGCTTATGGCCTTGTGA